One Cucurbita pepo subsp. pepo cultivar mu-cu-16 chromosome LG20, ASM280686v2, whole genome shotgun sequence genomic window carries:
- the LOC111783002 gene encoding DExH-box ATP-dependent RNA helicase DExH14, with amino-acid sequence MLFQIPRLTSSLREPFDVDQAYLHRKLLLQNHKPTHFVTSSGESEIARRIVYQWDEASFEVRQAYKQFIAGVVGLVDREVPSEELGEVALTIYRLFGEQKEENDLNWTAKNKEELQKLIGHAVSDARLQKVVSLAQKLFTLQPRDHATTFLAEKHVNKGDSEVEFGADLVFREPARFMVDVSLENSDLLGKDFTAPTFYDRQHVHDDSINFDLSNERGKLNLSWLRDACDEITRKSSSQLSTDELAMAICRVLDSEKPGEEIAADLLDLVGDGAFEFVQDLISHRRELVNDIHHGLTIIKSEKTNSSSQSRMPSYGTQVTVQTESERQIDKLRRKEEKRNKRGIDYGTDSDFSAITFSSLVQASQRKSPFDDLIGSGEGANSLTVSALPQGTQRKHFKGYEEVIIPPIPAAQMKPGEKLIEITELDDFAQAAFRGFKYLNRIQSRIFDTVYNTNENILVCAPTGAGKTNIAMISILHEISQHFKDGYLHKDEFKIVYVAPMKALAAEVTSTFSHRLSPLNVIVRELTGDMQLSKNELEETQMIVTTPEKWDVITRKSSDMSLSMLVKLLIIDEVHLLNDDRGPVIEALVARTLRQVESTQSMIRIVGLSATLPNYLEVAQFLRVSPGTGLFFFDSSYRPVPLAQQYIGISEHNFAARNELLNEICYKKVVDSLKHGHQAMVFVHSRKDTAKTAEKLVELGRKYDDLELFKNDAHPQFGIIKKEVIKSRNKDLVELFDHGIGVHHAGMLRSDRGLTEKLFSDGLLKVLVCTATLAWGVNLPAHTVVIKGTQLYDPKAGGWRDLGMLDVMQIFGRAGRPQFDKSGEGIIITSHDKLAHYLRLLTSQLPIESQFIGSLKDNLNAEVALGTVTNVKEACAWLGYTYLFIRMRLNPLAYGIGWDEVMADPSLSSKQRDLITDAARALDKSKMMRFDEKSGNFYCTELGRIASHFYIQYSSVETYNEMLRRHMNDSEIIDMVAHSSEFENIVVRDEEQSELEMSVRTSCPLEVKGGPSNKHGKISILIQLYISRGSIDSFSLVSDAAYISASLARIMRALFEICLRRGWCEMTLFMLEYCKAVDRRIWPHQHPLRQFDKDLSLDILRKLEEREADLDRLQEMQEKDIGALIRYVPGGRLVKQYLGYFPLIQLSATVSPITRTVLKVEVLITADFTWKDRFHGGSQRWWILVEDTENDHIYHSELFTLAKKKAREPQKLSFTVPIFEPHPPQYYIHAVSDSWLQAEAFYTISFQNLALPEASTSHTELLDLKPLPITALGNRSYESLYKFSHFNPIQTQIFHMLYHTDDNILLGAPTGSGKTISAELAMLRLFNTQPDMKVVYIAPLKAIVRERMNDWKNCLVSRLHKKMVEMTGDYTPDLMALLSADIIISTPEKWDGISRNWHSRSYVTKVGLMILDEIHLLGADRGPILEVIVSRMRYISSQTERKVRFVGLSTALANASNLGDWLGVGENGLFNFKPSVRPVPLEVHIQGYPGKFYCPRMNSMNKPTYAAICTHSPTKPVLIFVSSRRQTRLTALDLIQFAASDEHPRQFINMAEEELQMILCQVIDQNLRHTLQFGIGLHHAGLNDGDRSMVEELFANNKIQVLVCTSTLAWGVNLPAHLVIIKGTEYYDGKSKRYVDFPITDILQMMGRAGRPQYDQHGKAVILVHEPKKSFYKKFLYEPFPVESSLKEQLHDHINAEIVSGTICHKEDAVHYLTWTYLFRRLMVNPAYYGLDSMEPETLSSYLSSLVQSTFEDLEDSGCIKMDENSVEPTMLGSIASQYYLSYITLSMFGSNIGPDTSLEVFLHILSAASEYDELPVRHNEENYNAALSERVRYAVDKDRLDDPHVKTNLLFQAHFSQLELPISDYITDLKSVLDQSIRIIQAMIDICANSGWLSSSITCMRLLQMVMQGLWFDVDSALWMLPCMNDDLASSLKKSGYLTLQQLLDLPKTTLQNLIGNFPASKLSQDLQNFPRVQMKIKLQRRDEDVEKPPSLHIRLEKISSRKNRSRAYAPRFPKIKDEAWWLVLGNTATLELYAIKRVSFSDRLVTTMQLPPKRTDFQEMKLILVSDCYLGYEQEYSIKEVISGSS; translated from the exons AGAAGAACTGCAAAAGCTTATTGGCCATGCAGTTTCAGATGCTAGGCTGCAGAAAGTTGTTTCTCTAGCTCAGAAACTATTTACTTTGCAGCCAAGGGATCATGCAACTACATTTCTGGCAGAGAAGCATGTTAATAAGGGTGACTCCGAAGTGGAGTTTGGCGCTGATCTTGTGTTTAGAGAACCTGCTAGGTTTATGGTGGATGTGTCACTGGAAAATTCAGATTTACTGGGCAAGGATTTTACTGCACCTACATTTTATGACAGACAACATGTGCATGATGATTCCATTAACTTTGATCTCTCTAATGAAAGAGGAAAGTTAAATTTGAGTTGGTTGAGGGATGCATGTGATGAGATAACCAGAAAAAGTTCCTCACAACTTTCCACTGATGAACTTGCAATGGCTATTTGCCGAGTCCTTGATTCAGAAAAACCTGGCGAGGAG ATAGCTGCAGATCTATTGGATCTTGTTGGTGATGGAGCATTTGAGTTTGTTCAAGATCTTATATCA CACCGAAGGGAACTTGTAAATGATATTCATCACGGgttaacaataataaaatccGAAAAAACGAATTCAAGCTCTCAATCTCGAATGCCTAGCTATGGAACTCAG GTTACTGTTCAAACAGAGTCAGAAAGACAAATTGATAAGCTTCGACGTAAAGAGGAAAAGCGAAATAAACGAGGAATTGACTATGGTACTGATAGTGATTTCTCTGCTATAACCTTTTCTTCGCTAGTTCAAGCAAGTCAAAGGAAAAGTCCATTTGACGATCTTATTGGTTCTGGTGAGGGCGCTAACTCCCTTACTGTTAGTGCCCTTCCTCAAGGAACACAAAGAAAGCATTTTAAGGGATATGAGGAGGTTATTATCCCCCCAATCCCAGCAGCACAAATGAAACCTGGAGAAAAGCTG ATTGAAATAACGGAGTTGGATGATTTTGCTCAAGCTGCTTTTCGTGGATTCAAATACTTAAATCGTATACAGAGTCGCATTTTTGACACTGTTTATAACACCAATGAGAATATACTA GTCTGTGCTCCAACAGGAGCTGGGAAAACTAATATAGCCATGATCTCCATTCTCCACGAG ATTTCACAGCATTTCAAGGATGGATATTTGCATAAAGATGAATTTAAGATAGTTTATGTTGCTCCTATGAAG GCGCTGGCTGCAGAGGTCACATCTACTTTTAGCCATCGCTTATCTCCCTTGAATGTTATTGTAAGAGAACTAACTGGAGACATGCAACTTTCGAAGAATGAACTTGAAGAAACTCAG ATGATAGTGACAACACCTGAGAAATGGGATGTCATAACTCGCAAAAGCAGCGATATGTCACTGTCGATGTTAGTCAAACTCTTAATTATTGATGAGGTACATCTTCTAAATGATGACCGAGGGCCTGTAATTGAGGCACTAGTTGCACGAACTCTTCGTCAG GTGGAGTCAACACAATCAATGATACGTATTGTTGGCCTTTCAGCCACCCTACCTAATTACTTAGAG GTTGCACAGTTTCTTAGAGTGAGTCCTGGAACAGgacttttcttctttgattctAGCTATCGTCCTGTGCCTCTTGCACAACAATATATTGGTATCAGCGAGCACAACTTTGCAGCTCGCAATGAATTGTTAAATGAAATATGCTATAAGAAG GTTGTTGATTCATTGAAGCATGGGCATCAAGCAATGGTGTTTGTTCATTCCCGAAAGGACACAGCAAAAACAGCTGAGAAATTG GTCGAACTTGGCCGAAAGTATGATGATCTTGAGCTATTTAAGAATGATGCGCACCCACAGTTTGGTATTATCAAG AAAGAAGTCATCAAATCCAGGAATAAAGATCTCGTAGAACTTTTTGATCATGGGATTGGTGTACATCATGCTGGAATGCTACGTTCTGATAGAGGTTTAACTGAAAAGCTTTTCTCTGATGGACTATTGAAG GTTCTTGTTTGTACAGCCACCTTAGCATGGGGTGTAAATCTTCCCGCTCATACGGTTGTTATAAAG GGCACCCAATTATACGATCCAAAAGCTGGTGGATGGCGAGATTTGGGTATGCTTGATGTCATGCAG ATTTTTGGACGAGCTGGGAGACCTCAGTTTGACAAAAGTGGTGAAGGCATCATAATTACATCTCACGATAAACTTGCCCATTATTTGCGATTGCTCACAAGTCAGCTCCCTATAGAGAGTCAG TTTATTGGTTCTTTGAAAGATAATTTGAATGCGGAGGTTGCACTGGGTACTGTAACGAATGTAAAGGAAGCTTGTGCCTGGCTTGGATATACATATCTCTTTATAAGGATGAGACTAAATCCTCTGGCATATGGTATTGGATGGGATGAG GTCATGGCCGATCCATCTTTGAGTTCAAAGCAAAGAGATCTCATAACCGATGCTGCACGTGCGCTTGACAAATCAAAGATGATGCGTTTTGATGAAAAAAGTGGCAACTTTTATTGTACAGAGCTGGGCCGTATTGCCAGCCACTTCTATATTCAGTATTCCAGTGTTGAGACGTATAACGAGATGTTGCGACGTCACATGAATGACAGTGAG ATTATTGACATGGTTGCTCATTCTTCTgagtttgaaaatattgttgttCGAGATGAGGAGCAGAGTGAGCTGGAGATGTCAGTACGAACATCATGTCCCTTAGAAGTTAAGGGTGGCCCATCAAATAAACATGGAAAAATTTCCATCCTTATTCAG TTGTACATTTCCAGAGGTTCCATCGATTCCTTCTCGCTAGTCTCTGATGCTGCTTATATAAGTGCTAGCTTGGCTCGAATTATGCGAGCTCTATTTGAAATATGTTTGAGAAGGGGTTGGTGTGAAATGACATTGTTCATGTTGGAATACTGCAAAGCTGTTGATCGTCGAATATGGCCACACCAACATCCTCTAAGACAATTTGACAAGGATCTTTCTTTAGAT ATATTGCGTAAGCTTGAGGAGCGAGAGGCCGACCTGGATCGTCTGCAAGAGATGCAGGAAAAAGACATAGGAGCACTGATCCGTTATGTACCTGGTGGAAGA TTGGTTAAGCAGTATTTAGGATATTTTCCACTCATCCAGTTATCAGCAACTGTCAGTCCAATAACAAGAACAGTCCTAAAG GTTGAGGTGCTCATAACGGCCGATTTTACATGGAAAGATCGTTTTCATGGTGGTTCACAACGCTGGTGGATACTAGTTGAG GACACGGAGAATGACCACATCTATCACTCTGAACTTTTCACGCTGGCAAAGAAGAAAGCTAGAGAGCCTCAAAAGCTTTCCTTTACTGTCCCAATATTTGAGCCACATCCACCTCAATATTATATTCATGCCGTTTCTGACTCCTGGCTGCAAGCAGAAGCATTTTACACTATATCTTTCCAAAATTTAGCATTGCCGGAG GCCAGTACGTCACACACTGAGCTCCTAGATTTGAAACCTCTTCCAATAACTGCGCTTGGTAACAGAAGTTACGAATCCTTGTataaattttcacattttaatcCAATACAAACACAG ATTTTTCATATGTTATATCATACAGATGATAACATTCTGTTGGGTGCTCCCACTGGGAGTGGAAAAACCATATCTGCTGAACTTGCTATGCTTCGCCTCTTCAATACTCAGCCTGATATGAAG GTTGTCTACATAGCACCTTTGAAGGCCATTGTTCGTGAAAGAATGAATGACTGGAAAAATTGTCTTGTTTCTCGGCTTCacaaaaaaatg GTTGAAATGACGGGAGATTATACCCCTGATTTGATGGCACTTTTGTCAGCTGATATTATAATATCAACCCCTGAAAAGTGGGATGGTATTAGTCGAAATTGGCATAGCCGAAGTTATGTTACAAAG GTTGGACTAATGATTTTGGATGAGATCCACTTATTGGGAGCAGATCGAGGACCCATTCTTGAG GTTATTGTTTCAAGGATGAGGTATATATCATCACAGACTGAGAGAAAAGTTAGATTTGTAGGCCTTTCAACTGCTTTAGCGAACGCAAG CAATTTGGGTGACTGGTTGGGTGTTGGAGAAAATGgacttttcaatttcaaaccaAGCGTAAGGCCAGTGCCTCTTGAAGTTCATATCCAG GGATATCCTGGAAAGTTCTACTGCCCTAGGATGAACAGTATGAATAAACCAACTTATGCTGCCATCTGCACTCATTCCCCAACCAAGCCAGTTCTTATATTCGTCTCATCTCGTCGTCAGACAAGACTCACAGCATTGGATCTTATTCAG TTTGCAGCTTCAGATGAGCATCCTAGACAATTTATTAATATGGCCGAAGAAGAGCTTCAGATGATCCTTTGTCAAGTTATTGATCAGAATCTCAGGCACACCTTGCAATTTGGTATCGGGCTACACCATGCAGGTCTAAATGATGGGGATAGGTCTATGGTTGAGGAGCTGTTTgcaaacaacaaaattcag GTATTGGTTTGTACTAGCACATTGGCTTGGGGTGTGAACCTTCCTGCACATCTAGTTATTATCAAG GGAACAGAATATTATGATGGAAAATCCAAGAGATACGTTGATTTTCCAATCACAGATATTCTGCAAATGATGGGTCGTGCAGGTCGTCCACAGTATGATCAACATGGAAAAGCAGTTATTCTTGTTCACGAACCAAAAAAGAGCTTTTATAAAAAG TTTTTGTACGAACCATTCCCTGTTGAGAGCAGTCTGAAGGAGCAGTTGCATGACCATATCAATGCTGAGATAGTTTCGGGCACCATTTGTCATAAAGAGGATGCAGTGCACTATCTTACCTGGACATATTTGTTTCGTAGGCTG ATGGTAAATCCTGCTTACTATGGACTTGATAGCATGGAACCTGAAACTCTAAGTTCGTACTTATCTAG TTTAGTACAAAGTACATTTGAGGATCTTGAGGATAGTGGATGCATAAAGATGGATGAAAACAGTGTGGAGCCAACGATGCTGGGCTCAATAGCATCTCAGTATTACCTCAGCTACATTACTTTATCAATGTTTGGCTCAAATATAGGTCCAGATACGTCACTTGAA GTATTTTTGCATATCCTTTCTGCTGCCTCTGAATATGATGAGCTTCCTGTGCGGCATAATGAG gAAAATTACAATGCTGCTCTATCCGAGAGAGTTCGATATGCAGTGGACAAAGATCGACTTGATGATCCACATGTGAAGACAAATTTACTTTTTCag GCACATTTTTCTCAGTTGGAATTACCAATCAGTGACTACATTACCGACTTAAAATCGGTGTTGGATCAAAGTATACGCATTATTCAGGCCATGATTGATATATGTGCCAACAGTGGATGGCTGTCAAGCTCGATTACTTGCATGCGTCTGTTGCAAATGGTCATGCAG GGCTTGTGGTTTGATGTAGATTCTGCATTGTGGATGCTGCCATGCATGAACGATGACCTTGCAAGTTCACTTAAAAAATCGGGATACCTTACTCTGCAGCAACTGTTGGATCTTCCTAAGACAACTTTgcaaaatttgattggaaacTTTCCTGCATCAAAATTATCTCAG GATTTGCAGAATTTTCCTCGTGTCCAAATGAAGATAAAACTTCAAAGGAGGGATGAGGACGTTGAAAAACCTCCCTCTCTTCACATAAGACTGGAGAAGATAAGTTCGAGGAAAAACCGATCCAGAGCATATGCACCACGCTTTCCCAAG ATAAAAGATGAAGCATGGTGGCTCGTACTTGGTAACACTGCTACGTTGGAACTGTATGCTATAAAGAGAGTTTCTTTCTCTGATCGCCTGGTCACAACCATGCAGTTGCCTCCAAAAAGAACTGATTTCCAG GAAATGAAGTTGATTTTGGTCTCAGATTGTTATCTTGGTTATGAGCAAGAATACTCCATTAAAGAAGTGATAAGTGGAAGCAGTTGA